The Fortiea contorta PCC 7126 genome has a segment encoding these proteins:
- a CDS encoding ATP-binding protein has protein sequence MAQSSLNYQQLLEEQEPETDLGALSKHSPEIESLIERLRKSDTYYLFIRDRQLFNWLDLQRDSRANGYVVAVSCADLRKACQFYRLRYVRKRGSLHTIPMPVVYAQVQQPGSPTDLFLAILSELSNPFTGVCQLKLLRNRTWMTLSYYNVSVLIVGNAHYLSYQSFNELVEIARHLKISVIPVGSLYLHEILTRQSKKYTDVANTFLDWHEFSSFQKQEIAEVVSSWESQVLGEWKQPLNLASDSAVVNILYERSGGQAETLYEMLRKIAIFSLEKPDLALNVSSLKSILLTRSKPTSRMSI, from the coding sequence ATGGCGCAATCATCACTAAATTATCAACAATTGTTAGAAGAGCAAGAGCCGGAAACTGACCTGGGGGCGCTATCAAAACATTCGCCAGAAATAGAATCTTTAATTGAGCGTCTGAGAAAAAGTGATACCTATTACCTTTTCATCCGAGACCGACAACTTTTCAACTGGTTAGATTTGCAACGTGACTCTAGAGCTAATGGTTATGTTGTTGCAGTTAGTTGTGCAGATTTGAGAAAAGCTTGTCAATTTTATCGCCTGAGATATGTGCGGAAACGAGGAAGTTTACATACAATTCCCATGCCTGTTGTTTATGCACAAGTTCAACAGCCTGGTTCTCCAACAGATTTATTTCTAGCAATTTTGTCAGAACTGAGTAATCCTTTTACGGGAGTATGTCAATTAAAACTTTTAAGAAATCGTACTTGGATGACACTCAGTTACTACAACGTTAGTGTGCTAATCGTTGGGAATGCACATTACCTCAGCTATCAATCTTTTAACGAGCTTGTTGAAATTGCTCGCCACTTAAAAATTTCCGTAATTCCTGTAGGTTCGCTTTATCTACACGAAATTCTCACTCGTCAAAGTAAGAAATACACGGATGTAGCCAATACATTCTTAGATTGGCATGAATTTAGCTCATTCCAGAAGCAAGAAATAGCCGAAGTCGTATCAAGTTGGGAGTCTCAAGTTCTAGGCGAATGGAAACAACCATTAAATCTCGCAAGTGATAGTGCCGTCGTAAACATTCTTTATGAAAGGTCAGGGGGACAGGCTGAAACTCTATATGAAATGCTACGAAAGATTGCCATCTTTTCCCTAGAAAAGCCTGACTTAGCTCTCAATGTTTCATCTTTGAAATCCATTTTGTTGACTCGTAGTAAACCTACTAGCAGAATGTCCATTTAG